In a single window of the Aminomonas paucivorans DSM 12260 genome:
- a CDS encoding PAS domain-containing sensor histidine kinase: MTAPEPPYPGLTLFVPQRPLPLLVLRQGRTVLCNEAAERFWEVPPGGLCGLPLPPELATPPAVPSVSSAWRRLLPSSPRDSETTGFRYALPDGQGTHVLLLVRRSCCPSGSPIPPERSTSPPLLDLVGNPLLLLGLDGTILGANRPACKRLGIPLEALRRRSLYDVTPLPNRGQTAALHLRALLEGSSLGNGILATQDGFPFPVPMQLFLGFWEGCPLLFLGGRDPFCSLSSESPGDRRRRQRTLRALLGAFPEPAFFLDVQGFFRDCNGAFEALTGLSRDQMTGRLFADLPLDSLSRLDPLESRTLSLDFSGPSGTRQFLLRRSPCNDGKEEGLLGILFDVTERARGEAILREARKAAEEADQAKSAFLAQVSHEIRNPLSTLLGLSELCLGTPLQPRQRHWIQSIHQASTHMLRIANDVLDLSRVEAGKLELQQVPYSLPQLLRDALKAVLPQGEAKGLALALREEPGLPERLLGDPGRIQQILVNLLTNAVKFCDRGRVELRARKDPQGPWLELAVEDTGQGIEPEDLRRVFQPFWQASPSTSAQGMGLGLPIALQLTRSMGGNIEASSLPGSGTTFLVRLPLEEAEAEPSPSLSPTCARAPEVPGEKTPAPLRILLAEDSPMNRELMETVLTLWGHGVTAVSSGRQALEALERNPFDVAILDIQMPDGDGLSTARHIRCREEGTGCRLPLVALTAYAMEEDRIRCLEAGMDCYLAKPVSLQTLQKTLEGLIPPTADLGQPPAPPCEALDPAPDLSVLADLTGGREDLMRRAVHLFFQGTPLMLENLRVALLRDNPKGVEAAAHRLKGSLSHLGDPEATRLAEELHHLHQEPQEVLLPLLESLENRVERLHAHFRARGWLGEEGE; encoded by the coding sequence ATGACCGCCCCCGAACCTCCCTATCCAGGCCTGACCCTCTTCGTCCCGCAAAGGCCGCTTCCCCTGCTGGTCCTTCGCCAGGGGCGAACCGTCCTCTGCAACGAGGCGGCGGAACGGTTCTGGGAAGTCCCCCCCGGGGGGCTTTGCGGCCTGCCCCTGCCACCGGAGCTGGCGACCCCGCCCGCGGTCCCCTCCGTCTCCTCCGCGTGGCGTCGTCTCCTCCCGTCGTCCCCTCGGGACTCCGAGACGACGGGCTTTCGGTACGCCCTGCCCGACGGACAGGGCACCCACGTCCTCCTGCTGGTCCGCCGGTCCTGCTGTCCCTCCGGCTCCCCGATCCCCCCGGAGCGCTCCACGTCTCCCCCCCTCCTGGATCTGGTGGGGAACCCCCTTCTCCTCCTGGGGCTCGACGGGACCATCCTGGGGGCGAATCGCCCCGCCTGCAAGCGCCTGGGAATCCCCCTGGAGGCCCTGCGCCGCCGAAGCCTCTACGACGTGACCCCCCTCCCGAACCGGGGACAGACCGCAGCCCTCCACCTCCGCGCCCTCCTGGAAGGCTCCTCCCTGGGAAACGGAATCCTTGCCACCCAAGACGGCTTTCCCTTCCCCGTGCCCATGCAGCTCTTCCTCGGGTTCTGGGAGGGGTGCCCCCTGCTGTTCCTGGGAGGGCGGGATCCCTTCTGCTCCCTCTCCTCCGAATCCCCGGGGGACCGACGACGCCGGCAACGCACCCTCCGGGCCCTCCTGGGGGCCTTCCCGGAACCGGCCTTCTTCCTGGACGTGCAGGGGTTCTTCCGGGACTGCAACGGCGCCTTCGAAGCCCTCACGGGGCTGTCTCGGGATCAGATGACGGGACGCCTCTTCGCGGACCTCCCCCTGGACTCCCTCTCCCGGTTGGACCCCCTGGAGAGCCGCACCCTCTCCCTGGACTTCTCCGGCCCTTCGGGAACGCGCCAGTTCCTCCTGCGCCGTTCTCCCTGCAACGACGGCAAGGAAGAGGGCCTCCTGGGAATCCTCTTCGACGTCACGGAACGGGCCCGGGGGGAGGCGATCCTTCGGGAGGCCCGCAAGGCGGCGGAGGAGGCGGACCAGGCCAAGAGCGCCTTCCTGGCCCAGGTGAGCCACGAGATCCGCAACCCCCTGAGCACCCTCCTGGGGCTGTCGGAACTCTGCCTGGGGACCCCTCTCCAGCCGAGGCAGCGCCACTGGATCCAGAGCATCCACCAGGCCTCCACCCATATGCTGCGCATCGCCAACGACGTTCTGGACCTCTCCCGGGTGGAGGCGGGAAAACTGGAGCTGCAGCAGGTTCCCTACTCCCTGCCCCAGCTCCTCCGGGATGCCCTCAAGGCCGTTCTGCCACAGGGGGAGGCCAAGGGACTCGCCCTGGCCCTGCGGGAGGAACCGGGCCTTCCGGAACGCCTCCTGGGGGACCCGGGACGGATCCAGCAGATCCTGGTGAACCTGCTGACCAACGCGGTGAAGTTCTGCGATCGGGGACGGGTGGAGCTGCGCGCCCGGAAGGACCCGCAGGGACCCTGGCTGGAGCTGGCGGTGGAGGACACGGGGCAGGGCATCGAGCCGGAGGACCTTCGGCGGGTGTTCCAGCCCTTCTGGCAGGCTTCGCCTTCCACCTCCGCCCAGGGCATGGGGCTGGGGCTTCCCATCGCCCTCCAGCTGACCCGAAGCATGGGAGGAAACATCGAGGCGAGCAGCCTTCCCGGTTCGGGGACCACCTTCCTGGTCCGCCTGCCCCTGGAGGAGGCCGAGGCGGAGCCGTCCCCCTCCCTCTCCCCGACCTGCGCCCGTGCCCCGGAGGTGCCCGGCGAGAAGACCCCCGCGCCCCTGCGGATCCTCCTGGCGGAGGACAGCCCCATGAACCGGGAACTCATGGAGACGGTGCTGACCCTCTGGGGACACGGGGTGACCGCCGTCTCCAGCGGCCGCCAGGCCCTGGAGGCTCTGGAAAGGAACCCCTTCGACGTGGCGATCCTGGACATCCAGATGCCCGACGGAGACGGGCTGTCCACGGCCCGGCACATCCGATGCCGGGAGGAGGGGACGGGATGTCGGCTCCCCCTGGTCGCCCTCACCGCCTACGCCATGGAGGAGGACCGGATCCGCTGCTTGGAGGCGGGCATGGACTGCTACCTCGCCAAGCCCGTGAGCCTCCAGACCCTCCAGAAGACCCTGGAGGGTCTGATCCCCCCCACCGCCGACCTCGGGCAGCCCCCGGCCCCTCCCTGCGAAGCCCTCGATCCCGCCCCGGATCTGTCCGTCCTGGCGGACCTCACGGGGGGCCGGGAGGACCTGATGCGTCGGGCGGTGCACCTGTTCTTCCAGGGAACCCCCCTGATGCTGGAAAACCTTCGGGTGGCCCTGCTTCGGGACAACCCCAAAGGGGTGGAGGCGGCGGCCCACCGCCTCAAGGGCAGCCTGTCCCACCTGGGGGACCCCGAGGCCACCCGCCTGGCGGAGGAGCTGCACCACCTCCATCAGGAACCCCAGGAGGTGCTCCTGCCCCTCCTGGAGTCGCTGGAGAACCGGGTGGAGCGTCTCCACGCCCACTTCCGCGCCCGGGGCTGGCTGGGGGAGGAGGGGGAGTAG
- a CDS encoding methyl-accepting chemotaxis protein, translating to MLLSSSSEAKKKVAETDEILRFIRNVAGQTKLLGLNAAIEAARAGDHGKGFAVVADEVRKLAEVSVSAAGKIEEILQSIHGGMVGIEEGIRRTGSVVEQHTEHMNEILEVIDRLSEFSGRLRTASELARKEA from the coding sequence ATGCTCCTGTCCAGCTCTTCGGAGGCGAAGAAGAAGGTGGCGGAGACCGACGAGATCCTCCGGTTCATCCGCAACGTGGCAGGACAGACGAAGCTTCTGGGTCTGAACGCGGCCATCGAGGCGGCCCGAGCGGGGGACCACGGCAAGGGCTTCGCGGTGGTGGCCGACGAGGTGCGCAAGCTGGCGGAGGTGAGCGTGTCCGCCGCGGGGAAGATCGAAGAGATCCTCCAGAGCATCCACGGGGGCATGGTGGGGATCGAAGAGGGCATCCGGCGCACCGGTTCGGTGGTGGAGCAGCACACGGAGCACATGAACGAGATTCTGGAGGTCATAGACCGGCTCTCGGAGTTCTCCGGACGGCTCCGCACCGCCTCCGAACTGGCCCGCAAGGAGGCCTGA
- a CDS encoding methyl-accepting chemotaxis protein → MTIKVRLWILALGVLVGTLVMAGTTFLKSRAVMSEQYDQAGLASVEASARNIDLLFQGMEKVVFNAAGTVQHAWTEGNIRTEEQLEKLMTQITKGNVDMGFQDVFMGIAASGRFADGTGWKEPVDYDARNRAWFKDALAAGPGKVIYTAPYVDGITKKLVISIACAVADPSGGVLGVVGGDINLESLSQFVVAQKVLGHGSGILVDREGLVLAAPNPEWVMKENITKTSAALEESATAAGRAMLGGHPGFSDYALKGVDKRIYFAPTKAGFILGILYPLEVRDGVVRSMTNSQLLISALVLLVVMGLVVSIILGLSRSIRSLFETTDQVAQGDFTVAYEARGRDELALVSGRLNGMLGSLREALRAIRGEAQETLTRAESLAALSEESVASMEEVRGAIEQVAHLSESNSAALEETNAGVEEVSSGATSAANSATEGAEVASRVTEVSESAVKTVKGVIEEVQAVNQRSLETTAKIRELAESVKGITGFVATISQIADQTNLLALNAAIEAARAGEAGRGFAVVAEEVRKLAEESNGAARQVGEIIGVLQGHAEASIRVTEQTSSIMAATVERAQEARSGLETALEEIGRINDVMQNIASVAQEQAAASAEMATGIDQVTKGTVEVVESIENIRKSAVETTKASEGVAQEAQSMATGAQRMHGLLERFKVEGGSDLALSGGR, encoded by the coding sequence ATGACCATCAAGGTGAGGCTGTGGATCCTGGCACTGGGGGTTCTGGTGGGGACGCTGGTCATGGCGGGGACGACGTTCCTCAAGAGCCGCGCGGTGATGAGCGAGCAGTACGACCAGGCAGGGCTAGCCTCGGTGGAAGCCTCCGCCCGGAACATCGACCTGCTCTTCCAGGGGATGGAGAAGGTGGTCTTCAACGCCGCCGGGACGGTGCAGCACGCCTGGACGGAGGGGAACATCCGGACGGAGGAGCAGCTGGAAAAGCTCATGACCCAGATCACGAAGGGAAACGTGGACATGGGTTTCCAGGACGTCTTCATGGGGATCGCCGCATCGGGGCGCTTCGCCGACGGCACGGGGTGGAAGGAGCCGGTGGACTACGACGCCCGGAACCGGGCCTGGTTCAAGGACGCCCTGGCGGCGGGACCGGGGAAGGTGATCTACACCGCCCCCTACGTGGACGGCATCACCAAGAAGCTGGTCATCAGCATCGCCTGTGCCGTGGCGGATCCCTCCGGGGGCGTCCTGGGGGTGGTGGGGGGAGACATCAACCTGGAGAGCCTCTCCCAGTTCGTGGTGGCCCAAAAGGTGCTGGGCCACGGCTCGGGGATCCTGGTGGACCGGGAGGGTCTGGTGCTGGCGGCTCCCAACCCGGAATGGGTCATGAAGGAGAACATCACCAAGACCTCCGCCGCCCTGGAGGAATCCGCCACGGCGGCGGGAAGGGCCATGCTGGGAGGTCATCCCGGTTTCTCGGACTACGCCCTCAAGGGGGTGGACAAGCGGATCTACTTCGCCCCCACCAAGGCGGGGTTCATCCTGGGGATCCTCTACCCCCTGGAGGTGCGGGACGGGGTGGTGCGCTCCATGACCAACAGCCAGCTCCTCATCTCCGCCCTGGTGCTCCTGGTGGTGATGGGCCTCGTGGTGTCCATCATTCTGGGGCTGAGCCGAAGCATCCGCTCCCTCTTCGAGACCACGGATCAAGTGGCTCAAGGGGACTTCACCGTGGCCTACGAGGCCCGGGGGAGGGACGAACTGGCCCTGGTCTCGGGACGCCTGAACGGGATGCTCGGCTCCCTCCGGGAGGCCCTTCGGGCCATCCGCGGAGAGGCCCAGGAGACCCTCACCCGGGCGGAATCCCTGGCGGCCCTTTCGGAGGAGTCCGTGGCCTCCATGGAGGAGGTCCGAGGGGCCATCGAGCAGGTGGCCCACCTCTCCGAGTCCAACTCCGCTGCCCTGGAGGAGACCAACGCGGGGGTGGAGGAGGTCTCCTCCGGGGCCACCAGCGCTGCGAACAGCGCCACGGAGGGGGCGGAGGTGGCCTCCCGGGTCACGGAGGTCTCCGAATCCGCCGTGAAGACCGTGAAGGGGGTCATCGAAGAGGTCCAGGCGGTGAACCAGCGTTCCCTGGAGACCACCGCCAAGATCCGGGAGCTGGCGGAGTCGGTGAAGGGCATCACGGGCTTCGTGGCCACCATCTCCCAGATCGCGGACCAGACGAACCTGCTGGCCTTAAACGCCGCCATCGAGGCGGCCCGGGCGGGGGAGGCGGGACGGGGCTTCGCCGTGGTGGCGGAGGAGGTCCGCAAGCTGGCGGAGGAGTCCAACGGGGCGGCCCGACAGGTGGGGGAGATCATCGGGGTGCTCCAGGGGCACGCGGAGGCTTCCATCCGGGTGACGGAGCAGACCTCCTCCATCATGGCCGCCACGGTGGAGCGGGCCCAGGAGGCCCGTTCGGGTCTGGAGACCGCCCTGGAGGAGATCGGGAGGATCAACGACGTGATGCAGAACATCGCCTCCGTGGCCCAGGAGCAGGCCGCCGCCAGCGCGGAGATGGCCACGGGGATCGACCAGGTCACCAAGGGGACCGTGGAGGTGGTGGAGAGCATCGAGAACATCCGCAAGTCTGCCGTGGAGACCACCAAGGCCTCCGAAGGGGTGGCCCAGGAGGCCCAGTCCATGGCCACGGGGGCCCAGCGGATGCACGGGCTGCTGGAGCGTTTCAAGGTGGAGGGAGGCTCCGACCTGGCCCTTTCGGGAGGCCGATAG
- a CDS encoding (2Fe-2S)-binding protein translates to MLLELTVNDRKRSVDVDPSLRLVDLLRDVLGLTSVKEGCSEGECGACTVLLDGEAVTSCTTLAVQARGRSVLTLEGLAARGELHPLQRAFEEHDAVQCGFCTPGMILSAYGLLKKNPRPDEEAIRRALEGNLCRCTGYVPILRAVRAAAEALS, encoded by the coding sequence TTGCTGCTGGAACTGACGGTGAACGACCGTAAGCGAAGCGTGGATGTGGATCCGAGCCTGAGGCTGGTGGACCTGCTTCGGGACGTGCTGGGGCTGACCAGCGTCAAGGAGGGCTGCTCCGAGGGGGAGTGCGGCGCCTGCACGGTCCTCCTGGACGGGGAGGCGGTGACCAGCTGCACCACCCTGGCGGTGCAGGCCCGGGGGCGGTCGGTGCTCACCCTGGAGGGCCTCGCGGCCCGGGGGGAGCTGCACCCCCTGCAGCGGGCCTTCGAGGAGCACGACGCGGTGCAGTGCGGCTTCTGCACCCCCGGCATGATCCTTTCGGCCTACGGGCTGCTGAAGAAAAACCCCCGACCCGACGAGGAGGCCATCCGCCGAGCCTTGGAGGGCAACCTGTGCCGGTGCACCGGCTACGTGCCCATCCTCCGGGCGGTTCGGGCGGCGGCGGAGGCCCTTTCATGA
- a CDS encoding FAD binding domain-containing protein encodes MRVDVPASLEELKDCVARAPEGFRLLAGGTDLVVHLRAHPEETPHLVDLWGIPELREVRREESPEGPFLRIGAAATFADLERHPLVRRHAAALARAAASVGSTQIRNRATLGGNVAHASPAADSLPALACLEARALVVTPEGEEVRPLGSLISGPGESALRPREFLSAFLVPLGEGWSSFHKLGSRRAVSISRVNLALWTHGETARLFLGALGALPVPCPEGEQALALRGVERRLALEEALTGTVDRTIPGRSSLAYKRDAVRGLGADLCDALEEAGR; translated from the coding sequence ATGAGGGTCGACGTCCCCGCCTCCCTGGAGGAGCTGAAGGACTGCGTCGCCCGGGCCCCCGAGGGCTTCCGCCTTCTGGCGGGGGGCACGGATCTGGTGGTGCACCTGCGGGCCCACCCCGAGGAGACCCCCCACCTGGTGGACCTCTGGGGGATCCCGGAGCTGCGGGAGGTCCGCCGGGAGGAGTCCCCCGAGGGGCCGTTCCTGCGCATCGGCGCCGCCGCCACCTTCGCGGACCTGGAGCGTCACCCCCTGGTGCGGCGCCACGCCGCCGCCCTGGCCCGGGCCGCCGCCTCGGTGGGGTCCACGCAGATCCGCAACCGCGCCACCCTGGGGGGCAACGTGGCCCACGCCTCCCCCGCCGCGGACTCCCTGCCCGCCCTGGCCTGCCTGGAGGCCCGGGCCCTGGTGGTCACCCCGGAGGGGGAGGAGGTCCGCCCCCTGGGCTCCCTGATCTCCGGCCCCGGGGAAAGCGCCCTGAGGCCCCGGGAGTTCCTCTCCGCCTTCCTGGTTCCCCTGGGGGAGGGATGGTCCTCCTTCCACAAGCTGGGAAGCCGCAGGGCGGTGAGCATCTCCCGGGTCAACCTGGCCCTGTGGACCCACGGCGAAACGGCCCGGCTCTTCCTGGGAGCCCTGGGGGCGCTGCCCGTCCCCTGCCCGGAGGGGGAACAGGCCCTGGCCCTTCGGGGGGTGGAACGACGCCTTGCCCTGGAGGAGGCCCTGACGGGGACGGTGGACCGAACCATCCCGGGGCGGTCCTCCCTGGCCTACAAGCGCGACGCGGTGCGGGGCCTGGGGGCGGACCTGTGCGACGCCCTGGAGGAGGCGGGACGATGA
- a CDS encoding xanthine dehydrogenase family protein molybdopterin-binding subunit — protein MSGKPEDLRHIGRDVPRLDLREKVTGRFPYLGDRPAGGTAHARLLTSTVPHGRVRSLDLEEALRVPGVIRIFTPEDDPGRPVNSAVFLPDQTDPRDERVFTDHPLFVGDRIGAVLADSDEAARKAAALVRVDYEPLPAVTDLQEALTSPSPVEGRPPFLEGRIAYGPGEPEPSEDLVCLETVVRTPKIHHTALEPHLCCARMEGDLLVVESPCQMAFTVRFALAEALGLPFRRIRVVKAPMGGTFGGKQEVILELPCALMSLATGLPVRLVLDRRETILCTRTRAAAEGRVRTVADREGHLLFRETEVLCDSGAYATGGHRITMAMGKKTSRLYRIPSQSFRGRTVFTNTTPSGACRGYGSPQIHAVTEIHLDLLARKLGMDPAELRRRNLVHPGDPDPTGAPDLGNARVRECLDRGAEAFRWTERLAAPPGTGRYRTGVGLACATHGNGYFGSPYPDFLSLALRVAEDGSVLLNGAFHELGNGTLTVMAQIVAEALHTTPEQVWVSEADTHLTPFDVGCVASRVTYVCGACALELAERVRDRMVDAAARLAGCPREDVVLGEGTLRAGDRTWTHGELVCEAAKVLREELGDYLRFAPRGNPASFGVHFAQVRVDTLTGLVRVTDYLAAHDVGRALNPKLLRGQIYGGVQMGLGMGLCEELRYDRKGVPRCASLSRYHTVNAPDMPEIRVLLVEEGEPGGPFGAKSIGEIATVPAAPAVVNAVNRALGTELTHLPLTPERILEGLRERDGEGREARKGREGA, from the coding sequence ATGAGCGGGAAACCGGAGGACCTCCGCCACATCGGCCGGGACGTGCCCCGCCTGGACCTGCGGGAGAAGGTGACGGGGCGCTTCCCCTACCTGGGAGACCGACCCGCCGGGGGCACCGCCCACGCCCGCCTCCTCACCAGCACCGTGCCCCACGGACGGGTGCGGTCCCTGGACCTGGAGGAGGCCCTGCGGGTCCCCGGGGTCATCCGGATCTTCACCCCCGAAGACGACCCGGGGCGCCCCGTGAACAGCGCCGTGTTCCTCCCGGACCAGACGGACCCAAGGGACGAGCGGGTCTTCACGGACCACCCCCTCTTCGTGGGGGATCGCATCGGGGCAGTGCTGGCGGACAGCGACGAGGCGGCCCGAAAGGCGGCGGCGCTGGTGCGGGTGGACTACGAGCCCCTCCCGGCGGTGACGGATCTCCAGGAGGCCCTGACCTCTCCCTCCCCGGTGGAGGGACGCCCTCCCTTCCTGGAGGGCCGCATCGCCTACGGCCCCGGCGAACCGGAACCGTCGGAAGACCTGGTGTGCCTGGAGACGGTGGTGCGCACCCCCAAGATCCACCACACCGCCCTGGAACCCCACCTCTGCTGCGCCCGCATGGAGGGGGATCTGCTGGTGGTGGAGTCCCCCTGTCAGATGGCCTTCACGGTGCGCTTCGCCCTGGCGGAGGCCCTGGGGCTGCCCTTCCGGCGGATTCGGGTGGTGAAGGCCCCCATGGGGGGCACCTTCGGGGGCAAGCAGGAGGTGATTCTGGAGCTTCCCTGCGCCCTCATGAGCCTGGCCACGGGGCTTCCGGTCCGTCTGGTCCTGGACCGACGGGAAACCATCCTCTGCACCCGCACCCGGGCGGCGGCGGAGGGTCGGGTGCGCACCGTGGCGGACCGGGAGGGGCACCTGCTCTTCCGGGAGACGGAGGTGCTCTGCGACAGCGGGGCCTACGCCACCGGGGGGCACCGGATCACCATGGCCATGGGGAAGAAGACCTCCCGGCTCTACCGCATCCCCTCCCAGTCCTTCCGGGGACGCACGGTCTTCACGAACACCACCCCCAGCGGGGCCTGCCGGGGCTACGGATCCCCCCAGATCCACGCCGTCACGGAGATCCACCTGGACCTGCTGGCCCGAAAGCTGGGGATGGACCCGGCGGAACTGCGGCGGCGCAACCTGGTCCACCCCGGGGACCCGGACCCCACGGGGGCACCGGACCTGGGGAACGCCCGAGTGCGGGAATGCCTGGACCGGGGGGCGGAAGCCTTCCGCTGGACGGAGCGCCTCGCCGCCCCCCCCGGGACGGGACGGTACCGCACCGGGGTGGGCCTGGCCTGCGCCACCCACGGCAACGGGTATTTCGGCTCCCCCTACCCGGACTTCCTCTCCCTGGCCCTGCGGGTGGCGGAGGACGGATCGGTGTTGTTGAATGGGGCCTTCCACGAGCTGGGCAACGGCACCCTCACGGTGATGGCCCAGATCGTGGCGGAGGCGCTGCACACGACGCCGGAGCAGGTCTGGGTCTCCGAGGCGGACACCCACCTCACCCCCTTCGACGTGGGGTGCGTGGCCAGCCGGGTCACCTACGTCTGCGGGGCCTGCGCCTTGGAACTGGCGGAGCGGGTCCGGGACCGGATGGTGGACGCGGCGGCCCGTCTGGCGGGGTGCCCCCGGGAGGACGTGGTCCTGGGGGAGGGGACCCTGAGGGCGGGGGACCGGACCTGGACCCATGGGGAGCTGGTCTGCGAGGCGGCCAAGGTCCTCCGGGAGGAGCTGGGGGACTACCTGCGCTTCGCCCCCCGGGGCAACCCCGCCTCCTTCGGGGTCCACTTCGCCCAGGTGCGGGTGGATACCCTCACGGGGCTGGTGCGGGTGACGGACTACCTGGCGGCCCACGATGTGGGGCGGGCCCTGAACCCCAAGCTCCTGCGGGGACAGATCTACGGGGGGGTCCAGATGGGCTTGGGAATGGGGCTGTGCGAGGAGCTGCGCTACGACCGAAAGGGGGTCCCCAGGTGCGCCTCCTTGAGCCGCTACCACACGGTGAACGCCCCGGACATGCCGGAGATCCGGGTGCTGCTGGTGGAGGAAGGGGAACCGGGGGGGCCCTTCGGGGCCAAGAGCATCGGGGAGATCGCCACAGTGCCCGCGGCCCCCGCGGTGGTCAACGCGGTGAACCGGGCACTGGGGACGGAGCTGACCCACCTGCCCCTGACGCCGGAGCGGATCCTGGAGGGGTTGCGGGAACGGGACGGGGAGGGCCGGGAGGCCCGGAAAGGACGTGAGGGAGCATGA
- a CDS encoding HAL/PAL/TAL family ammonia-lyase — MKPLVLDGSNLTVADLVSVAREGRRVEIAPEALERVRAASAFLHRIAEAGTPKVYGLNTGVGINKDQAVTAEHYIEYNQNMLRVHCVGVPPYATEAQTRAVMTAKLHSLLGGHVGMKPDLVLLYRDFLNEGIHPLIPLRGSVGEADITSLSHLGMALLGEGEAVYRGRTVPVAEALGKAGLTPGTLGSRDGLALVSSNALGAALGALVLEEFRALVDTADLAYALTLEGFRGNVSPLDPATFRVRPYRGGIASMEHARQLLEGSYLWEVQAELQDPLSLRCSVHVHGAVRDALDHAEALLSVQLNGCDENPVVLVEEGRLVPCGNFEPLNWVLPFETLGVAAGHLSQTSVRRTLRLGSPRFTGLPRFLNPREGICHAFGVIQKTFTTLDAEIHHLAHPLSWDTTPLSEDQEDRGCNTPYVMLNLGRILDNLAYILGMEFLHAAQAVDLRRPPRLGRGTEAAHRRFRESVPFLDTDRELSRDIREARRLVASRELLAAAREALGSPEGR, encoded by the coding sequence ATGAAGCCGCTGGTGTTGGACGGAAGCAACCTGACCGTGGCGGACCTGGTGAGCGTGGCCCGGGAGGGCCGCAGGGTGGAGATCGCCCCGGAGGCGCTGGAGCGGGTCCGGGCTGCCTCCGCTTTCCTGCATCGCATCGCGGAGGCGGGAACCCCCAAGGTGTACGGCCTGAACACGGGGGTGGGGATCAACAAGGACCAGGCCGTCACGGCGGAGCACTACATCGAATACAACCAGAACATGCTCCGGGTCCACTGCGTGGGGGTCCCTCCCTACGCCACGGAGGCACAGACCCGGGCGGTCATGACGGCGAAGCTCCACAGCCTCCTGGGGGGGCACGTGGGGATGAAGCCGGACCTGGTGCTCCTGTACCGGGACTTCCTCAACGAGGGCATCCACCCCCTCATCCCCCTGCGGGGCTCCGTGGGGGAGGCGGACATCACCAGCCTGTCCCACCTGGGCATGGCCCTGCTGGGGGAGGGGGAGGCGGTCTACCGGGGACGCACCGTCCCGGTGGCGGAGGCCCTGGGGAAGGCGGGGCTGACCCCGGGGACCCTGGGATCCCGGGACGGGCTGGCCCTGGTAAGCTCCAACGCCCTGGGGGCCGCCCTGGGGGCCCTGGTCCTGGAGGAGTTCCGGGCCCTGGTGGACACGGCGGACCTGGCCTACGCCCTGACCCTGGAGGGGTTCCGGGGCAACGTGTCCCCCCTGGACCCGGCCACCTTCCGGGTGCGTCCCTACCGGGGGGGCATCGCCAGCATGGAGCACGCCCGGCAGCTCCTGGAGGGAAGCTACCTCTGGGAGGTCCAGGCGGAGCTTCAGGACCCCCTGTCCCTCCGCTGCTCCGTCCACGTGCACGGGGCGGTGCGGGACGCCCTGGACCACGCGGAGGCCCTGCTGTCGGTCCAGCTCAACGGGTGCGACGAAAACCCGGTGGTGCTCGTCGAGGAGGGGCGCCTGGTGCCCTGCGGCAACTTCGAGCCCCTCAACTGGGTGCTCCCCTTCGAGACCCTGGGGGTGGCGGCGGGACACCTCTCCCAGACCTCCGTCCGCCGGACCCTGCGCCTGGGTTCCCCCCGGTTCACCGGGCTTCCCCGGTTCCTGAACCCCCGGGAGGGGATCTGCCACGCCTTCGGGGTGATCCAGAAGACCTTCACCACCCTGGACGCGGAGATCCACCACCTGGCCCACCCCCTCTCCTGGGACACCACCCCCCTCTCGGAGGACCAGGAGGACCGGGGCTGCAACACCCCCTACGTGATGCTGAACCTGGGGAGGATCCTGGACAACCTGGCCTACATCCTGGGCATGGAGTTCCTCCACGCCGCCCAGGCGGTGGACCTGCGCCGTCCCCCCCGGCTGGGGCGGGGCACGGAGGCGGCACACCGACGCTTCCGGGAGTCCGTCCCCTTCCTGGACACGGACCGGGAACTCTCCCGGGACATCCGGGAGGCCCGCCGTCTGGTGGCCTCCCGGGAGCTTCTGGCGGCGGCCCGGGAAGCCCTGGGCTCCCCAGAGGGGAGGTGA